In Mycobacterium tuberculosis H37Rv, a single window of DNA contains:
- the PPE13 gene encoding PPE family protein PPE13 (Member of the Mycobacterium tuberculosis PPE protein family) — MNFMVLPPEVNSARIYAGAGPAPMLAAAVAWDGLAAELGMAAASFSLLISGLTAGPGSAWQGPAAAAMAAAAAPYLSWLNAATARAEGAAAGAKAAAAVYEAARAATAHPALVAANRNQLLSLVLSNLFGQNLPAIAATEASYEQLWAQDVAAMVGYHGGASTVASQLTPWQQLLSVLPPVVTAAPAGAVGVPAALAIPALGVENIGVGNFLGIGNIGNNNVGSGNTGDYNFGIGNIGNANLGNGNIGNANLGSGNAGFFNFGNGNDGNTNFGSGNAGFLNIGSGNEGSGNLGFGNAGDDNTGWGNSGDTNTGGFNSGDLNTGIGSPVTQGVANSGFGNTGTGHSGFFNSGNSGSGFQNLGNGSSGFGNASDTSSGFQNAGTALTRASSTWADSPRAWPIRAPSRLQVWRTRATTARECSIRVIISRVSSTGAPPQKKVGNSG, encoded by the coding sequence ATGAATTTCATGGTGCTGCCGCCGGAGGTTAATTCGGCGCGGATCTACGCCGGTGCGGGGCCGGCCCCGATGCTGGCGGCGGCGGTGGCCTGGGATGGGCTGGCCGCCGAGCTGGGGATGGCAGCGGCCTCGTTTTCGTTGCTGATCTCAGGCCTAACGGCTGGGCCGGGTTCGGCGTGGCAGGGTCCGGCGGCGGCCGCGATGGCGGCCGCGGCCGCACCGTATCTGAGTTGGCTGAACGCGGCGACGGCACGCGCTGAGGGGGCGGCTGCCGGGGCCAAGGCTGCGGCCGCAGTATATGAGGCCGCGCGGGCAGCGACCGCACATCCAGCATTGGTGGCGGCCAATCGCAACCAGTTGCTGTCGTTGGTGCTCTCGAATCTGTTTGGGCAGAATTTGCCAGCGATCGCAGCGACCGAGGCGTCCTATGAGCAGTTGTGGGCACAGGATGTGGCGGCGATGGTGGGTTATCACGGTGGAGCCTCGACGGTGGCTTCGCAGTTGACCCCGTGGCAGCAGCTGCTGAGTGTCTTGCCGCCCGTGGTGACCGCCGCGCCGGCCGGTGCGGTGGGGGTCCCAGCAGCGCTCGCGATCCCGGCCCTGGGCGTCGAGAACATCGGCGTGGGGAACTTCTTGGGCATCGGCAACATCGGCAACAACAACGTGGGCAGCGGCAACACCGGCGACTACAACTTCGGCATCGGGAATATCGGCAACGCCAACCTCGGCAACGGCAACATCGGCAATGCAAACCTGGGCAGCGGAAACGCCGGCTTCTTCAACTTCGGCAACGGAAACGACGGCAACACCAACTTCGGCAGCGGAAATGCCGGCTTCCTCAACATCGGCAGTGGAAACGAAGGTTCTGGAAACCTCGGCTTCGGAAACGCCGGCGACGACAACACGGGATGGGGTAATTCGGGCGACACCAACACGGGCGGCTTCAACTCGGGGGACCTGAACACCGGCATCGGCAGCCCGGTCACTCAAGGCGTCGCGAACTCGGGCTTCGGCAACACGGGCACCGGTCACTCGGGCTTCTTTAACTCCGGCAATAGTGGCTCCGGCTTCCAGAACTTGGGCAACGGCAGCTCCGGCTTCGGAAACGCGAGCGACACTAGCTCCGGCTTCCAGAATGCAGGCACCGCGTTAACTCGGGCTTCTTCAACGTGGGCAGATTCACCTCGGGCTTGGCCAATACGGGCACCCTCCAGACTTCAGGTGTGGCGAACTCGGGCGACAACAGCTCGGGAGTGTTCAATACGGGTGATAATCAGTCGGGTTTCTTCGACTGGTGCCCCCCCCCAAAAAAAAGTAGGGAACAGCGGGTGA
- a CDS encoding transmembrane protein (A core mycobacterial gene; conserved in mycobacterial strains (See Marmiesse et al., 2004 PMID:14766927).) has product MSVENSQIREPPPLPPVLLEVWPVIAVGALAWLVAAVAAFVVPGLASWRPVTVAGLATGLLGTTIFVWQLAAARRGARGAQAGLETYLDPK; this is encoded by the coding sequence ATGAGCGTCGAAAATAGTCAGATTCGCGAGCCGCCACCGCTACCACCCGTGCTGCTCGAGGTGTGGCCGGTGATCGCGGTCGGCGCGCTCGCCTGGCTGGTCGCCGCGGTGGCCGCATTCGTCGTGCCTGGCCTCGCAAGTTGGCGTCCGGTGACAGTGGCCGGGCTGGCAACAGGGTTGCTCGGCACGACCATCTTCGTCTGGCAGCTCGCCGCTGCCCGCCGTGGCGCACGCGGCGCACAAGCCGGACTCGAAACCTATCTCGACCCGAAATAG
- a CDS encoding HTH-type transcriptional regulator, whose amino-acid sequence MLDSDARLASDLSLAVMRLSRQLRFRNPSSPVSLSQLSALTTLANEGAMTPGALAIRERVRPPSMTRVIASLADMGFVDRAPHPIDGRQVLVSVSESGAELVKAARRARQEWLAERLATLNRSERDILRSAADLMLALVDESP is encoded by the coding sequence GTGCTTGACAGCGATGCGCGGCTGGCCAGCGACTTGTCATTGGCGGTCATGCGGCTCTCCCGCCAACTGCGGTTTCGGAACCCGTCATCGCCGGTCTCGCTGTCCCAGCTCTCAGCGTTGACGACGCTGGCCAATGAGGGCGCGATGACCCCGGGTGCGTTGGCGATTCGTGAACGGGTCCGGCCACCGTCGATGACCAGGGTGATCGCCTCATTGGCCGACATGGGTTTTGTAGACCGCGCCCCACACCCCATCGACGGTCGGCAGGTGCTGGTCTCGGTGTCGGAATCGGGCGCCGAATTGGTCAAGGCGGCACGGCGGGCCCGGCAGGAGTGGCTGGCTGAGCGGCTCGCGACGCTGAACCGCAGCGAGCGTGACATCCTGCGCAGCGCCGCCGATCTGATGCTGGCTCTGGTCGACGAAAGCCCGTGA
- a CDS encoding tRNA/rRNA methyltransferase: protein MTEGRCAQHPDGLDVQDVCDPDDPRLDDFRDLNSIDRRPDLPTGKALVIAEGVLVVQRMLASRFTPLALFGTDRRLAELKDDLAGVGAPYYRASADVMARVIGFHLNRGVLAAAGRVPEPSVAQVVAGARTVAVLEGVNDHENLGSIFRNAAGLSVDAVVFGTGCADPLYRRAVRVSMGHALLVPYARAADWPTELMTLKESGFRLLAMTPHGNACKLPEAIAAVSHERIALLVGAEGPGLTAAALRISDVRVRIPMSRGTDSLNVATAAALAFYERTRSGHHIGPGT from the coding sequence GTGACCGAAGGCCGTTGTGCCCAGCACCCCGACGGCCTCGATGTTCAGGACGTCTGCGATCCCGACGACCCACGGCTCGACGATTTCCGTGACCTGAACAGCATCGACCGTCGTCCCGATCTGCCGACCGGCAAGGCGTTGGTGATCGCCGAGGGTGTGCTGGTGGTGCAGCGCATGCTGGCCTCACGGTTCACGCCGCTGGCGCTGTTCGGCACCGACCGCCGGCTGGCCGAGCTCAAGGATGATCTGGCCGGTGTCGGCGCGCCGTACTATCGAGCGTCGGCTGATGTCATGGCACGGGTGATCGGCTTCCATCTCAATCGTGGGGTGTTGGCAGCCGCGGGCCGGGTGCCGGAGCCGAGCGTTGCTCAGGTGGTCGCCGGGGCGCGCACCGTCGCAGTGTTGGAAGGCGTTAACGACCATGAGAACCTGGGCTCGATCTTCCGCAACGCGGCAGGGCTGAGCGTGGACGCGGTAGTGTTCGGCACCGGCTGCGCTGATCCGCTCTACCGTCGTGCGGTCCGGGTATCCATGGGACACGCGTTATTGGTGCCATATGCACGCGCGGCCGACTGGCCCACCGAACTTATGACGTTGAAAGAGAGCGGCTTTCGACTGTTGGCGATGACCCCACACGGCAACGCGTGCAAACTACCGGAGGCCATCGCCGCGGTGTCGCACGAACGGATTGCGCTACTGGTGGGCGCGGAGGGCCCGGGCCTAACGGCGGCCGCACTGCGGATTAGCGATGTGCGGGTGCGCATTCCGATGTCCCGAGGGACCGACTCCCTCAACGTCGCGACGGCGGCCGCATTGGCTTTCTACGAGCGGACTAGGTCGGGCCATCACATTGGGCCCGGCACGTGA
- a CDS encoding transmembrane protein, which produces MNDQRDQAVPWATGLAVAGFVAAVIAVAVVVLSLGLIRVHPLLAVGLNIVAVSGLAPTLWGWRRTPVLRWFVLGAAVGVAGAWLALLALTLGDG; this is translated from the coding sequence GTGAACGATCAGCGCGACCAAGCCGTGCCCTGGGCAACGGGTTTGGCGGTCGCCGGCTTCGTCGCCGCAGTCATCGCGGTTGCGGTCGTGGTGCTGAGCCTCGGCCTGATCCGCGTGCATCCGCTGTTGGCCGTCGGTCTCAACATTGTGGCGGTCAGCGGGTTGGCCCCTACGCTGTGGGGCTGGCGCCGCACCCCAGTGCTGCGCTGGTTCGTGCTTGGCGCGGCAGTGGGCGTGGCGGGCGCGTGGTTGGCGCTGCTCGCCTTGACGTTGGGGGACGGCTAG
- the serC gene encoding phosphoserine aminotransferase (Belongs to class-V of pyridoxal-phosphate-dependent aminotransferases. Cofactor: pyridoxal phosphate.), which produces MADQLTPHLEIPTAIKPRDGRFGSGPSKVRLEQLQTLTTTAAALFGTSHRQAPVKNLVGRVRSGLAELFSLPDGYEVILGNGGATAFWDAAAFGLIDKRSLHLTYGEFSAKFASAVSKNPFVGEPIIITSDPGSAPEPQTDPSVDVIAWAHNETSTGVAVAVRRPEGSDDALVVIDATSGAGGLPVDIAETDAYYFAPQKNFASDGGLWLAIMSPAALSRIEAIAATGRWVPDFLSLPIAVENSLKNQTYNTPAIATLALLAEQIDWLVGNGGLDWAVKRTADSSQRLYSWAQERPYTTPFVTDPGLRSQVVGTIDFVDDVDAGTVAKILRANGIVDTEPYRKLGRNQLRVAMFPAVEPDDVSALTECVDWVVERL; this is translated from the coding sequence ATGGCCGACCAGCTCACCCCCCACCTGGAAATTCCCACCGCCATCAAACCCCGCGACGGCCGCTTTGGGTCGGGCCCGTCGAAGGTCCGGCTTGAGCAACTGCAAACGCTGACCACCACCGCAGCGGCATTGTTCGGCACGTCGCACCGACAGGCGCCGGTCAAGAATCTGGTGGGCAGGGTTCGGTCAGGCCTGGCCGAGCTGTTCTCGTTGCCGGACGGCTATGAGGTGATACTGGGCAATGGTGGTGCCACGGCGTTCTGGGATGCGGCCGCCTTCGGGCTGATTGACAAACGCTCACTGCACTTGACTTACGGCGAGTTCAGCGCGAAGTTCGCTTCCGCCGTTTCCAAGAACCCGTTCGTCGGCGAGCCGATCATCATCACGTCGGATCCCGGCAGTGCTCCGGAGCCGCAAACCGACCCGTCAGTCGATGTGATCGCCTGGGCCCACAACGAGACCTCGACCGGGGTCGCGGTTGCGGTGCGCCGTCCGGAGGGCTCCGATGACGCCTTGGTCGTCATCGACGCCACCTCCGGTGCTGGCGGCCTACCGGTCGACATCGCCGAGACCGACGCCTACTACTTCGCACCGCAGAAGAACTTCGCCAGCGACGGCGGCCTGTGGCTGGCCATCATGAGCCCGGCCGCCCTGAGCCGGATCGAGGCCATCGCCGCGACCGGTCGCTGGGTTCCTGATTTCCTGTCCCTGCCGATCGCGGTCGAGAACAGCTTGAAGAACCAGACATACAACACACCGGCCATCGCCACGCTGGCGCTGCTGGCCGAACAGATCGACTGGCTGGTGGGTAACGGTGGCTTGGACTGGGCGGTCAAACGCACCGCGGACTCGTCGCAGCGGTTGTACTCGTGGGCGCAAGAGCGGCCCTACACCACGCCATTTGTCACCGACCCCGGGTTGCGGTCGCAGGTGGTGGGCACGATCGACTTCGTCGACGACGTCGACGCCGGGACCGTCGCGAAGATCCTGCGGGCTAACGGCATCGTCGACACCGAGCCGTATCGCAAACTGGGCCGAAACCAGCTGCGGGTCGCGATGTTCCCCGCGGTCGAGCCGGACGACGTCAGCGCCCTCACCGAGTGCGTCGACTGGGTGGTCGAGCGGCTTTAG
- the fprB gene encoding ferredoxin/ferredoxin--NADP reductase (adrenodoxin reductase (AR) (ferredoxin-NADP(+) reductase)) — protein sequence MPHVITQSCCNDASCVFACPVNCIHPTPDEPGFATSEMLYIDPVACVDCGACVTACPVSAIAPNTRLDFEQLPFVEINASYYPKRPAGVKLAPTSKLAPVTPAAEVRVRRQPLTVAVVGSGPAAMYAADELLVQQGVQVNVFEKLPTPYGLVRSGVAPDHQNTKRVTRLFDRIAGHRRFRFYLNVEIGKHLGHAELLAHHHAVLYAVGAPDDRRLTIDGMGLPGTGTATELVAWLNGHPDFNDLPVDLSHERVVIIGNGNVALDVARVLAADPHELAATDIADHALSALRNSAVREVVVAARRGPAHSAFTLPELIGLTAGADVVLDPGDHQRVLDDLAIVADPLTRNKLEILSTLGDGSAPARRVGRPRIRLAYRLTPRRVLGQRRAGGVQFSVTGTDELRQLDAGLVLTSIGYRGKPIPDLPFDEQAALVPNDGGRVIDPGTGEPVPGAYVAGWIKRGPTGFIGTNKSCSMQTVQALVADFNDGRLTDPVATPTALDQLVQARQPQAIGCAGWRAIDAAEIARGSADGRVRNKFTDVAEMLAAATSAPKEPLRRRVLARLRDLGQPIVLTVPL from the coding sequence ATGCCGCACGTAATTACTCAGTCGTGCTGCAACGACGCGTCCTGCGTCTTCGCATGTCCGGTGAACTGCATCCACCCGACGCCGGACGAGCCGGGCTTCGCGACCTCGGAAATGCTCTATATCGATCCGGTGGCCTGCGTGGACTGTGGTGCCTGCGTAACCGCCTGCCCGGTCAGCGCGATCGCGCCGAACACCCGGTTGGACTTCGAGCAGCTGCCGTTCGTCGAAATCAATGCGTCGTATTACCCGAAGCGGCCCGCCGGCGTGAAGCTAGCGCCGACGTCGAAGCTGGCTCCGGTGACTCCGGCCGCCGAGGTGCGTGTGCGCCGGCAGCCGCTGACGGTAGCCGTCGTCGGGTCCGGGCCCGCGGCGATGTATGCCGCCGATGAGCTGCTGGTCCAGCAGGGAGTGCAGGTCAACGTCTTTGAGAAGCTGCCGACACCCTACGGGCTGGTGCGCTCCGGGGTGGCGCCGGATCACCAGAACACCAAGCGGGTCACGCGACTATTTGACCGGATCGCCGGTCATCGCCGCTTCCGGTTCTATCTCAACGTCGAGATCGGCAAGCATCTAGGCCATGCCGAGCTATTGGCCCACCATCACGCCGTGCTGTACGCGGTCGGAGCGCCCGACGACCGCCGGCTGACGATTGACGGGATGGGACTGCCGGGCACCGGTACCGCCACGGAGCTGGTCGCGTGGCTCAACGGACATCCCGACTTCAACGATCTGCCAGTCGATCTCAGTCACGAACGCGTGGTGATCATCGGCAACGGGAATGTCGCGCTCGACGTGGCGCGCGTGCTTGCGGCCGATCCGCACGAGCTGGCCGCCACCGACATCGCCGACCACGCGTTGTCCGCGTTACGCAACTCGGCGGTCCGTGAGGTGGTGGTCGCCGCCCGCCGCGGTCCTGCCCATTCGGCGTTCACCCTGCCCGAGCTGATCGGGCTCACGGCCGGAGCCGACGTCGTGCTTGACCCGGGAGATCATCAGCGAGTACTCGATGATCTGGCAATCGTTGCCGATCCGTTGACCAGGAACAAGCTGGAGATCTTGAGCACGCTGGGGGACGGGTCGGCGCCTGCGCGACGAGTCGGGCGCCCGCGGATCCGGCTGGCCTATCGGCTCACGCCGCGGCGCGTCCTCGGCCAGCGGCGGGCCGGCGGAGTTCAGTTCTCGGTCACCGGAACCGACGAGCTGCGCCAACTGGATGCTGGCCTGGTGCTGACGTCGATTGGCTACCGCGGCAAGCCGATTCCCGACCTGCCGTTCGACGAGCAGGCCGCGCTCGTGCCCAACGATGGTGGACGGGTCATCGACCCGGGCACCGGCGAGCCGGTGCCCGGCGCATACGTCGCGGGTTGGATCAAGCGCGGGCCCACCGGGTTCATCGGCACGAACAAGTCCTGCTCTATGCAGACCGTTCAGGCGTTGGTGGCCGACTTCAACGACGGCCGGCTGACCGATCCGGTGGCTACACCGACGGCGCTGGATCAGCTGGTGCAGGCCCGCCAGCCCCAAGCCATCGGCTGTGCGGGATGGCGGGCCATCGACGCGGCCGAGATTGCGCGCGGCAGCGCCGACGGCCGGGTCCGCAACAAGTTCACCGACGTCGCCGAGATGCTCGCGGCAGCAACCAGCGCGCCTAAGGAACCGCTTCGGCGGCGCGTGCTGGCCCGGCTGCGTGACCTGGGGCAGCCGATCGTGCTAACCGTCCCCTTGTGA
- the citA gene encoding citrate synthase 2, producing MTVVPENFVPGLDGVVAFTTEIAEPDKDGGALRYRGVDIEDLVSQRVTFGDVWALLVDGNFGSGLPPAEPFPLPIHSGDVRVDVQAGLAMLAPIWGYAPLLDIDDATARQQLARASVMALSYVAQSARGIYQPAVPQRIIDECSTVTARFMTRWQGEPDPRHIEAIDAYWVSAAEHGMNASTFTARVIASTGADVAAALSGAIGAMSGPLHGGAPARVLPMLDEVERAGDARSVVKGILDRGEKLMGFGHRVYRAEDPRARVLRAAAERLGAPRYEVAVAVEQAALSELRERRPDRAIETNVEFWAAVVLDFARVPANMMPAMFTCGRTAGWCAHILEQKRLGKLVRPSAIYVGPGPRSPESVDGWERVLTTA from the coding sequence ATGACAGTGGTCCCGGAGAATTTCGTCCCCGGCCTCGACGGCGTGGTGGCCTTTACGACCGAGATCGCCGAGCCGGACAAAGACGGCGGGGCCCTGCGCTACCGTGGCGTCGACATCGAAGACCTGGTAAGTCAGCGGGTCACCTTCGGCGATGTGTGGGCGCTGCTGGTGGACGGCAACTTCGGCAGCGGGCTGCCGCCGGCTGAACCGTTCCCGCTGCCGATTCACTCCGGCGATGTGCGCGTCGACGTCCAGGCCGGCCTGGCGATGCTGGCGCCCATCTGGGGATATGCGCCGCTGCTCGACATCGACGACGCCACCGCCCGCCAACAGCTGGCCCGGGCATCGGTGATGGCGCTGTCCTATGTCGCGCAATCCGCACGGGGCATCTACCAGCCGGCGGTCCCGCAGCGAATCATCGATGAATGCTCGACGGTCACAGCACGTTTCATGACGCGCTGGCAGGGCGAGCCAGACCCCAGACACATCGAGGCCATTGACGCCTACTGGGTGTCGGCCGCCGAGCACGGCATGAACGCTTCGACATTCACCGCGCGTGTGATCGCCTCAACTGGGGCGGATGTGGCAGCAGCGCTGTCGGGCGCAATCGGGGCGATGAGCGGACCGCTGCATGGTGGCGCGCCGGCGCGCGTCCTGCCGATGCTCGACGAGGTCGAACGCGCCGGCGATGCCCGCAGCGTGGTCAAGGGAATCCTGGACCGCGGCGAGAAACTGATGGGGTTCGGGCACCGGGTCTACCGCGCCGAGGACCCGCGGGCGCGGGTGCTGCGGGCGGCCGCCGAGCGGCTGGGCGCCCCCCGCTACGAGGTCGCGGTCGCGGTGGAGCAGGCTGCGCTGTCAGAACTGCGAGAGCGCCGTCCGGATCGGGCGATCGAGACCAATGTCGAATTCTGGGCCGCAGTGGTCCTGGACTTTGCCCGGGTACCGGCCAACATGATGCCAGCAATGTTCACCTGTGGGCGCACTGCCGGCTGGTGTGCCCACATTCTCGAGCAGAAGCGACTCGGCAAGCTGGTCCGCCCGTCGGCCATTTACGTGGGACCGGGCCCGCGCAGCCCGGAATCGGTCGACGGCTGGGAGCGGGTACTCACCACCGCCTGA